GCGGAGAATAAACTGGGCAAATGCGCATAGTTAAAAACGCTAAGGCGGTGGGGGCTCAACTCGGCAACGCGCTGCAGGGTGAAAGCAAAACTCTCCGGCGTCTGTTTTGGCAAACCATAAATCAGATCAATATTGGTTGAGGTGAATCCCAGCGATTTAGCACGTTCAATCAATGCGAAGATAAATGACTCATCCTGCTCGCGATTTACCAGCGTTTGAACTTCTTTATTAAAATCCTGTACGCCCATGCTAAGGCGATTAAAGCCCTCAGCATGCAGATGATCGACAATATCCAGTTCAATTTCCCGTGGATCGATCTCCAGCGATAGCTCAGCCCGATCGGAAAACGAAAATTGATCGCGTAACAGCGACATCAAACGACCCATCTGCGCTTTAGTCAGATAGGTGGGCGTGCCGCCGCCCCAGTGCATCTGCGTCACCGTACGTCCGGCAAATAACGGAGCGCGCTTACGAATCTCCAGCTCCAGCACGTTCAGATACTCATCGGCCTTATGCTGCTGACGCGTGACCTGTTTATTGCAGCCGCAGAAGTAGCACAGCCGATGACAAAATGGGATATGGATATATAACGAAAGCGGCCGGTTCGGGTAACGTGTTATCGCCTGCTGAAAAGCCGATTCATCATAGCTTTCGCTGAACTCCAACGCGGTGGGATAAGAGGTATAGCGAGGCCCGGAATAATTATATTTT
This window of the Brenneria goodwinii genome carries:
- the hemN gene encoding oxygen-independent coproporphyrinogen III oxidase, whose product is MSEQSVDWDLALIQKYNYSGPRYTSYPTALEFSESYDESAFQQAITRYPNRPLSLYIHIPFCHRLCYFCGCNKQVTRQQHKADEYLNVLELEIRKRAPLFAGRTVTQMHWGGGTPTYLTKAQMGRLMSLLRDQFSFSDRAELSLEIDPREIELDIVDHLHAEGFNRLSMGVQDFNKEVQTLVNREQDESFIFALIERAKSLGFTSTNIDLIYGLPKQTPESFAFTLQRVAELSPHRLSVFNYAHLPSLFSAQRKIKEADLPTPAQKLDILRETIAILTQAGYQFIGMDHFARPDDELAIAQRAGKLHRNFQGYTTQGDSDLLGMGVSAISMIGDNYMQNEKVLKAYYDKVRMHGDALWRGLRLTHDDCIRRDVIKSLICNFQLDYAAIEALYGIDCRLYFAEDLRMLAPLAQDGLVEIKDAGIAVTPKGRLLIRNICMCFDIYLRDKMRARQFSKVI